The segment CATGAATAATCCGGCTTTGGGGGCCATTGAGTTGGTCCTCCTCCTCACGGTTGTCCTGCTCTGGCTTTGGAGCGTGATCTGGGCCGCCCGCGACGCCCGCCGGCGGGGCAAGTCCGGCTTCCTCGTCGCGCTGTTGGTGATCTTCCTGGCCTGGCCGTTGGGCTTGCTGGTGTGGCTGATTTTCCGCCCGCGCCTGCGCGAGCCGGGAGTCGGTAGGTTCCACTGATGGCGCTGTTCCGGCGCATTCGCCGCTTGTTTCGCTCGCCCGAAGAAGATCCTCGCGAGGTGCTCGCCAGTCTGCTGCTCGCTGCGAGGGAAGACCCGGCCCTGCGTCGGCAGGTGTTGTTTGTTCTGGAGGCACCGCCCCTGCAGCGTGCGTCCCTGATTCACAGCGCCGTGCATGAGATGACGCTCCGCGGCGAGCCAGCGGCGGCGCGGGCCGCGTTTGTGTTCCTCACCACCGACGAAGGCGCCCGCGCCGCGCGTGAGGCGCTGCGCGCGCCGTAGCGATCACAGGGGTGCGCAGCTGCACGCCCTCGGGCGGGACGCTCGTGCCACGTGGCCTGGCGATCGCACGGGCGGCGTTGACTGGCGGTACGCCGGGGAGACAGTGTGTCTGTTCGCGAACATGCTTTACCCCGCGTTCCTCTCCGTCCTCCGCGTGGCGACTCTGGCGGCTCTGCCTGTCGCCGCTGCCGCTGTGGAGATCACGATCGACCCAAACGCCGGTCGCACGCCAATCAGTCCGCTGGTCTATGGCAGCAACGCCGCGCTCGAGGGCGTGCGCTTTCCACTCCGCCGGCAAGGCGGCAACCGGATGACCGGCTACAACTGGGAGAACAACGCCTCCAATGCCGGCCACGACTACCGCCACCAAAGCGACAACTACCTCACGTGGGTCGTCGGCATCCCGGACAGCCAGGCCAACACGCCCGGCATCGTGATGACGCATTACCACGACCAGGTCCTCGCCGACAGCGCGCGATACTCGATCATCACGGTGCCGATGGCCGGCTACGTCGCCGCTGATAAGATCAACCGCGGGCTCTTCGCGAGTGAAGCCGCGCCGTCAGTGCGCTGGGTCGCCGTCGAGAACACCAAGCCCACCGCGCTCTCGCTCGTGCCGGACGTGACTGACGCTCGGGTCTACAGCGACGAAATGGTAAACTTTCTGGTGAACCGTTACGGCTCCGCCTCCGGCCCACGCGGCGTGAAAGCTTACAGCCTCGATAACGAGCCTGATCTTTGGTCCGACGGCCAGTATGTGAATGGGCAGGTCGCCCTCGAAAACAACGCCACGCATCCGCTGATTCATCCCGCCAAGCCTCGTGCGGCCGAGTTGATCACGCGCTCGGTCGATCTCGCCAAAGCAATCAAGCGCGTGGATCCCGCCGCGGAAGTCGTGGGTTTCGCGAGCTACGGATTCGGCGGTTACAGCACCTTTCAGAGCGCACCGGACTGGGACACGGAAAAGGCCAAGGGGAGCTATCGTTGGTTCATCGACTACTTCCTCGATCAGATGCGACAGGCCTCCACGACAGCCGGCGTGCGACTGCTGGACGTGATGGACCTGCACAACTACAGCGAAGCGCGCGGCGGCGGCGTGCGCGTCAACGATACGACCGACTACACCAATACGGCCGCGAACGAGGCCCGGATGCAATCGCCACGTTCGTTCTGGGATTCGACCTACATCGAGGACAGCTGGATCGGCCGGTACAACGTGCAGTTCCTCCCCTGGCTACCGAACATCAAGCAGTCGATCGACGCGTTTTATCCCGGCACGAAACTGATGATCGGCGAGTATAACTTCGGTGGCGAGGGCCACATCTCCGGCGGCATCGCCCAAGCCGACATTCTCGGCATCCTCGGAGAGAACGGCGTCTACGCGGCCGCGCTGTGGCCCTTCAGCGGCTCGCATACTTACTCGATCGCTGCCTTCAAACTCTACCTCGATTACGACGGCGCCGAGAGCAAGTTTGGCGACACCGCCGTTTCCGCGACGTGGGCCGAGCGCGCGTTATGTTCCGTCCACGCGGCGGCAGAAAGCGGCGATCCCACTCGGCTGCACGTGATCGTGCTCAACAAGAGCACCACCGCAGCGGCCCCGGTCGATCTTTCCATCGCCGGCACGACGACCTACCGCCGGGCGCGCGTCTTCGCGTTCGACTCCGCCAGCGCGACGATCACCGAGCGCGATCCCATCCCGACCATCACCGGCAACCGGTTCACCTATTCGCTGCCCGCGCTCACCGCCGCGCACTTCGTGCTCGATGCGTCGCTGGTTCGCGCCGATCCCGCCGTTCGACAGGTGGTGCTCGGCGGCGGCACTTCGTTCAGCGCCGGCGCGAGCGGCTTGAGCGGCTATCAATGGCGGCACAATGGCACCGATCTCACCTCGGCCAGCGCGACTGCCGCGACACTCACGCTCGCCGACATCCAGCCAGCGAACACGGGACTTTACTCGGTCCAAGCCGGCGGGAACGTGAGCGGCGCGGGCAGCGATCCGGTGATTCTCGGGCTCAGCACGACGAGCAAGTTCGTCGGTTCCGGCGAGGTCGTCGGTACGGACATCGAACACCCGAATGGCAACATCTTCGACCAGGTCCTGCTCACCGGAGCCGCGGAGGCGGTCACAGCCGATTACGCGCAGAATCAAATCACCCGCACCTCGTTCATCGACGTGGACGGCGACATCGTGCAGGTCGAGTTCAGCGGCCCCGGGACGCTCTCGCTGGTGCTCGATGCACCGACGGGCCGCGCCACTCCCGAGAAGTACCACCAGCTGGACGTCGAGTACATGAAAGGGCACGCGGGCATCGTCATCACCGGCGCGGATGAACGAACCAATATTTCCGTGTTCACCGTCGGCCGGGCCACCGCCTTTGACCCCTCAGGTCAGTTCAATTTTCTGCAGCCGATCACCGCGGCGAACAACCCGGCGAACAATGGCAGCCCGTTGTTCGTAGGTCACGACAGCACCGAGTACGACGGCCACGCCGACATCGCGTTTATCGCGATCTCGTCGCTCAACGGCAAGTTCGGCGGCGTGCGCACGGCGAACACGACCTACTTCGCCCGGCGTGGCTACACCGGCCTCTACGCGCCCGGCGTGGCGTTCAGCGGTCCTGTCTTCATCGGCGACATCACCGCGTTCGAATCGGCGCAACCCGTGATCATGCTCGGGGCCGCCAGCGACACGCGAATCACCGGCGGCGATCTTTCGCAGGGCAACGGCCGCGCGGTCCGCGTCAGCGGACTCACGCAGCTGCGGTTCACCGACGGTTCCGATTCGCACGGCCACACGCTGACCGCGCAGGTCAACCACGCTCGGCTCGAGCAGAACGGCGTCGACGTTACCGCAGCCGTCGTGGTGAATCCCACGCCCTAAGCCGCCGAGCGTTGGGAGGGTGGGGTCTTCCGACTCCACGGAAGCGCCGGTAGAGGCCGGCTCCCGCGATCCGACCCCCGCGATCGGCTCTGGCCGTCGCTCGCCGCGATGGAGGGATTCGGCACGCCGTAAAACGTCAGCACCCGCGCGAACCAGCCTTGCCGATAGAACGTGCGGTCGGGGATCGCGAATGCGGCCCAGACCAGAAAACCCGCCGGCAGCCACGCGCCTACTCGATTTTCTGTAGGACTCGCTGCCAAGCGGAGGGCCAGCAGCACGCCGAGCACGCTACCCGTCACATTTGCCGCGGTGATCCAGTCCATCGCCAACGAATCGCGCGCCTGCCGCATCAACTCAATCTAGAAGAGACGGTTTGGGAACTCGCGCGCAGGCGGCGCCGCACCCCGCTCGCGACCCTCACGCGGGGATGCGTGACGTTCGCTGTAACAAAACTAAACGGGCTGCATCCAATCGCGGCACAGCTTCAACACACTCCCCCCCTGCGTCGAATCCCATCATGAAGCCCGCAGTTTCCTCGATCCTGTTTACTTTCGGAGCGGTCGCGACCGTCACGCTGCTCCTCACGGGGGCCACGGCCCCTCGTTCCGCCTCCGCCGGCACGTCCGGCGACGCCTTCGATTACCGCGTTCTGCAAAACAACTTTCAGCTGTTTCACGAAGGGCAGCGCATCTTTCGTTTCGATACGTTCGGCAGCGAAGCCTTCTGGGGCGATGCGCTGAAACTCCATCAAGCGATCGCCGGCCAAGCCAACGGCGGAGTGGGTGGTGGCGTCAGTCCGGAAACCGCGCTCGCCGTCGGTCTGAAGGTCGACAGCGAAGCGATTCCCCGCTCGGTCGCCACCGCTCTTCGACAGGGGAAGGTTGATCTGAAGAATCCCGCGACCACGCTCGCGCTGCTGAAATTCGGCGCGGTCGTGGGCGTCAAGGGTACGTTCGATCGCAAGGGCAAGCTCACCGCCGTCGGCATCCAGTGCTCGCTTTGCCACTCCACCGTCGACGACTCCTTCGCCCCCGGCATCGGCAAACGGCTCGACGGCTGGCCCAACCGGGACCTCAACGTCGGTGCCATCATCGCACTGGCTCCGGATCTTTCGGTGATCGCCAACTTACTCGGCGTGGACGCGGACACCGTGCGCGAAGTCCTGCACAGTTGGGGCCCGGGCAAGTTCGACGCCTCGCTGCTACTCGACGGAAAAGCCTTCCGGCCTGACGGCGGCGCCGCGGCCACGTTGCTGCCTGCGGCGTACGGCCTCGCCGGCGTGAATCTCCACACCTACACGGGCTGGGGCTCGGTCACGCATTGGAACGCCCTCGTCGCCAACCTCGAGATGGGTGGCCGCGGCACGTTCTACGATCCCCGCCTGGCCGACGCGGAGAAATTTCCCATCGCGGCGAAGCGCGGTGCGTTCGACGTGCGCAACACCCCGGATCTCGTGACCTCGAAGCTGCCCGCACTGCATTTCTATCAGCTCGCGTTGCCGGCGCCGAAGCCGCCGCGCGGCAGCTTCAATGCCGCCGCCGCCGAGCGCGGACGCGCCGTGTTCAACGGCAAGGCGCAGTGCGCGACGTGCCATGTGCCACCGCTGTTCACCGAACCAGGCTGGAACATGCACACCGCGGCGGAAATCGGCATCGACGACTTCCAAGCCATGCGCTCGCCTGACGAGCACTACCGCACAACGCCGCTCAACGGTCTGTTCGCTCGCGAAAAGGGCGGATTCTACCACGACGGACGTTTCGCCACCTATCGGGCCGTGGTCGATCACTATGACGCCCACCTCCATACCGGACTCGGCGAAAGCGAGAAGAACGACCTGGTCGAATATCTGAAATCGCTGTGACACGCGCCGGCCTCGGGGAGCCCGGCGTCCCGCCGGGCTTTCCTGCGACTCGCGCTGAACTCGCCGGGACGGCGGGCTCCACCTGAGCCGCGGTCGACTCGGCGTTCGGCGGATCGGAATGTCCCACCCTATGACTCGGCGCCGATCAGCCGGTGCAGTCGTTCGTACGCCGCGACGGCTTTGCCCGCTTTCAGCTCCTTCATCGCCCGCGTGATCTCGCGGGCGATGCTCGGATCGAGTGAAGGCGCCGCCTTGGGCGGCTGCTTCGACTTGGGGAACGTCGGCCCGGGCCTCGCCCGCGCCTCGCGCGCCGGCGGAGCAGCCTCGCTCGGTGCCGCGCGGTGCCGCGACGCCTTGCTGCTTCCTGACCCGCGGCGCGCTTTTGCCACGGGTCTCCGTCGCGGCCGCCGCGAACGTCATCGCGGGTTGTTCCAGCAGGTCGTAGTTGATGCCAATCACCCTTCGGCCTTCGAAGTCGCGGATCGATTTGGGAAAAACCACGAACTGCGCGCGTGGCTCCTCGTGAAATCCCACCGCGCCGAAATCTTTCTTCGTTCCAACATTTTCCTGGTGAATCGTCAGCACGCGATGCTCCTTGCGTGCACGCTGAAAGGTCCGGTCCCGGCCCGGATCACTCCACAATTGATGCGGCTCCGGCTTGCCCGCCTTCGCCACGAGTTCTGCAAATCGCACCGTCTTCATCAACGGCTTCCCGCCCTCGCGTTGCGCGCGCGTCGCGCGGCAGTTCGCGGCGTCACGCCAGTTCTCCGATCGGCGGAAGCTTCTGTTTCAGCTGCAACACCGGCGCGAACAGATCGCCGTGTTTCGCGATTCGCTTCACCACGTCTTCCGACTCGAACACGAGCAGATCCGCCTTCTGCTTTTTCCACGCCGCCTCGACTTCTTCCCACGTGACGGGCGTCGACACCGTCGGCTGGTCCTTCGCGCGCAACGAGTAGACGTTCACCGTCGTCTTGTGATCGTCGTTCTGGCTCCAGTCCACGAGCACCTTGCCGGTGCGCAGTGACTTTAGCATCTTCGACACGACCACGTCCGGAAACTGCCGCTCCAGCGCCTGCGCGAGCGTGTGCGCGAACGCCTTCGTCCGGTCGTAGGTCACCGGCGTGTTCAGCGGCACGTAGATCTGCAGGCCTTTCGAGCCGGACGTCTTCGCGAAACTTTTCAAACCCAGCCGGTCGAACACCGCCTTCACCCACAATCCGACCTGGCAGCAGAGCACGATGTCTGCGGGCGGCCCCGGATCGAGGTCGAATGCGATCGCCGTCGGTCGGCCGATCGCCGGCGCCTTGTGCAAAAACGTGTGCAGCTCGAGATCCGCGAGATTCGCCGCCCAGACCAGCGCCGGCAGGTCGTTCATCACGCAATAGTGGATCTCACCCTCGCGCTTGCCGCGCGGCACCGTCGCGGTCTTCACCCATTTCGGCCGGTGGGGCGGACACTGCTTTTCATAGAAAAAGAATCCCGCCACGCCATCGGGATAGCGCTTCAACGTGATCGGTCGGTTCTTCAGATGCGGTAGCAACACGTCGGCCACGCGCACGTAGTAGTCGATCACGTTGCCCTTGGTGAAGCCCGTTTTCGGATACATCACCTTGTCGAGATTGCTCACCATCAGCCGCGTGCCCGCGACGACGAGTTCGGTTTTCGTGGCCATGATCAATCACTCCGTTCGCGCACCACCTCGCGGGCGGGCTTGTCTTCGCGCAGTCCGAGAAACACCGGCTGACGCAGCCGGTCGTCGCGCGTCCACTCCGCAAACTTGATCTGCGCCACCAGTTCCGGCTTCACCCAGGTGCAGCGCTTCATCTCGGCCGCCGTGACGCCCGCGCCATAGCGGCCGCGGCGTTTCTCGGGCAGGTTCACGAACGGACAGGCCTCCGTGCGGATTTTTTGAAACCGGCCGTGCAGCTCGCGCAGCAGCTTTACGTTGAATCCGGTCCCCACCTTCCCGGCAAACGTGAGCCCCGCGCCCTCGTGGACTCCGACGAGCAGTGCACCGAAATACGGCCGCGAACCGCCCGGCGGACTGTAGCCGCCGATCACGAACTCCTGCTCCTGATGCAGCTTCAGTTTGATCCACGCGCCGCTGCGCTGGCCCGTTTCGTAACGTGCATCCGGCCGCTTGCCGATCAGGCCTTCCAACCCGAGTTTTCGCGCCTGCGCCAGCAGTGGCTCTGCGTCCGCGCCCAGCGATTTCGAATACCGCACGAGCCCGTCGTGGCCGGCGAGCAGCCGCTCCAGTTGCGCCTTCCGTTCCGTCAGCGGTTCGGCGCGCAGGTCGCGCCCGTTCCACTGCAGCAGGTCGAACGCATAGAAAAACAACGGTGGGTGTTCCTGCCCGAGATCATACGCCTGCAGCAGCTGAAACGAGGAGCGCCCCTTGTCGTCGAGCGCAACAATCTCTCCGTCGATCACCGCATCCTTTACGTCGAGCGCCGCCACCGCGTCGACGATTTCCGGAAACTTTGCCGCGAACGGCTTGTTGTTCCGTGAGAGCAGCCGCACGCCCTTCCGATCGCGAAACGCCATCGCGCGAAAGCCGTCGAACTTAATCTCGTAAATCCATTCGCCCGGCGGCGGCGCGTCCACCAGCAGCGCCTTCATCGGCTCGATGAACGACGGGGTGAGTTTGGAGGCTCGGCCCTGGGCGCGCGGGCGTCTCGCCCGCTCCGATCCGTGCTCGGCCTTCACGCCCGCGCTTTTATCCGCAGCTCGACCGTGAGCGGCTTTGGCTGGGGCCGCGACGCCCTCGTCGCGGCTCGCTTTCGCGTCGCTCGCCTGCCGGCCGCGACGGGGGCGTCGCGGCTCCAGGTTCGCGAACGTTTCCTTTTTTGTCCGCCGCTTTGTCTCGGCCGCGTGCATTGCCTCCGCCACGCTCGCGCGAAACGATTTCGGTTCGCTCCGGTTCGATTGCCATACCCGGCCCTTCCCTTCCGACAGCTGCTTCATCGATTTTCCGGAGAGCACGGAGGTGTCATCCGCCTTCGCACTCACCGGCTTCATGTCCTCGCCGCCTTTGATCAGCAGCCACTCGTCGCCCCCACGCAACCGGACGAGATACCACTCGCCCTTCAGTTTTTTTCCGCGCAGCACAAAATGCAGTTTCCCGCCGTCGAGCTCCTTCAACGGCGCCTCGCTCAGCGGTTCGAAGGTGCCGCGGTCCCACACCATCACCGTGCCTCCCCCGTACTGGCCCTGCGGAATCGTTCCCTCGAAATCGATGTAGGAGACCGGGTGGTCCTCGACGTGCACCGCCAGCCGCTTGTCGCCTTTCGCGTAGGGCATGCCCTTCGGCACCGCCCACGACTTCAGCGTGCCGCCGAGTTCGAGCCGAAAATCGTAATGCAGCCGCGAGGCCGCGTGCTTTTGCACGACGAACCGATGCCCTGCTCCGCCGGGCGCGCGCCCCCCCTTCGGCTCCGCCGTTTTGCGGAAGTCCCGCTTTTTGACATAGGCCTTGAGCGACATCGCAGCCACATTGTCAGCGCAGGCTGACCGCCGTTCCCGGCGCCGGACGGCGTCCGCCGCTCGTCTAGCTGGCGACGATCGCCATCGGATCTGGGCACACCGCCCGGATCGGGCAGGACGCTCCATCGAACCAGGTGCCTTCAACAAACGTGGTCGTCGCCACCGGCGGGATGCCAAACTTCTTGTGTTGCAGCTGGCCCGCGAGGATTTCCACCGCGATGCTGCCGACCACATCGTGATTCTGGTGCACGCCGGCGACGCTGCCGTCCGGATCCTCAAGAAACAGGTTCACAAACGCGACATCCCGGGGGATCTGAAGCCCCAGCTTGCGGAACAGCGGGAGCACGTAATCGCCCTTGGCCACGATCACCTCCGGCCGGTAACGGCGCAGCCACTTTTCGAACGGCTCGACGTCGGCCAGCACGGACGCGTTGGTTTCGTTAAACCAGCGCTTCATCGGATGCAGCGTCGGGAAAAGGTGCGGCGGCAGCCGGTCGCCGCGCGGCAGGTGCTCCAGCTCGCCGCAATACCCCGCCGTCCAGTTGTGGTCGACCGCGTGGTCCCATCCGCGATGCACGACGAATCCGATTCGCCGGTAGCCGGCGGCGCGAACCTTGCGCATCGCCAGCCGGATCACGTTCGTCTGGTTGTTGGTGACGTTGTGCAGCGGCGGCTGGTGCGGGAAGTAGTCGATCTTCACCGCACTGAAATGCTCCCATTCGAACTGCAGCTCGTCGCCCATCTCGCGGCTGTGCGAAGCGATGATCAGCCCGTGAATCCCGCGGGAATACAGGATCTTGCTCATCCGTTTCTGCGACAGCCCCGGCTCGTGCAGCCAGAAATGCTCGAGCTTGTAGCCCAGCTCGTTCGCCTTGCTCTCCGCGCCGGCGAAAAACTTCCGGTGCGCCGGGACTTCCTTCCAGCCCCAGCGCGAATTCCAGTTCGTCACGTAGGCCAGCGTCGGCACGTTGCGCCGCGGCATCATGCCGCCGCGATACGCAACCAGCGCGCCGAGGAACGGATCCGGCCGGTAACCCATCTCTTTTGCCAGCGCCTGCAGCCGCGAACGTGTGCTCTCCGGCAGCCGCGGGCTGTTCCGCAGCGCGAGCGAGACCGTAGTGACATGCACGCCCGCCCGGTCGGCCACGTCGGAAAGCGTGACCCGATCCTTCATGCCAGCTGAACTTTTTCCTCGGGCGCAGCCGTCGACAGTACCGGACAGGAGGCGCCCGCGAACCACGTTCCCTCCACATAAGTGGTCGTGGGAATCTCCGGGATGCCGCGCTTGTTGTGCTGCAGCTGGCCCGCCAAAATCTCCACCGCCAGCCCGCCGACCGTCGCGTGATTCTGCCGCACACCCGCGGTCGCGCCCGTGAGATCTTCGAGAAAAACATCCACGAACGCCAGGTCGCGCGGAACCTTGATCCCGAGTTCCTTGAACGCGTCTTCGACGAACGAGCCTTTGCTGATCACCACCTGCGGCTGATACTTTTCCAGCCACATCCGGAACGGCTCGGGATCCACCGTCACCGGCGCGTTGTTTTCATTCAACCAGCGGTCCACCGGTTGCGCGTCCGGGAAAATGTGCGCCGGAATCCGCTCCTTCGGCAGCAGGTTCTCCTGCTCGCAAAGGTAGCCGGCCATCCAGAGGTGATCCACCGCGTGATCCCAGCCGCGATGCATCACGAAGCCGATTCGACGATAGCCGGCCGCCATCACTTTCTGCATCGCGAGCCGCACGATGTCGCACTGGTTGTTGGTCACGTTGTGCAGCGCCGGCTGGTGCGGGAAATAGTCGATCTTCACCGCGCTGAAATGATCCCACTCGAGCTGCAGTTCGTCGCCCATCTCGCGGCCATGCGAGGCCACGATCACGCCGTGAATGCCCCGCGCGTTCAGGATCCGGCTCAGCCGGCCCTGCGTCAGTCCGGGTTCGCGCATCCAGAAATGGTCGAGGTGAAACCCCAGCTCCTTCGCCTTCGCCTCGGCGCCCGCGAAGAAATCCGAATGCGCCGTCGCCTTCTTCCAGCCCCAGCGCGTGGCCCAGTTGGTCACGTAGGCGAGCGTCGGCGGATTGCGCCGCGGCATCACCTGGCCCCGATACGCCACCAGCGCACGCAGGAACGGGTCGGGCGTGTAGCCCATCTCCTCGGCCAGCGCCTGGATTCGCTTACGGGTACTTTCGGGCAGTCGCGGATGATTGCGCAGGGCCAGTGACACGGTGGTCACATGCACTCCGGCTTTCAGGGCGACGTCGGCGAGGGTAACACGGCGCTCGTTCATGGGGCTGGGCTCACTTTGGAGCCCATTTCGCGCCGCCGCTCAAGTCTATTGTTAGAGTGTACGTCCGGTGGCCTCACCTTCCGCCCAACCAGACGATCCAGCTTCCGCCGCGTCGCCGACTGCTCGTGACGGATCCGTCTTCGTCCAACCCCGATCCAGCGCCTGCGCTGCAGCGGCCGAGCGCTCCTCTTCCCCGTGGCTCAAGAAAGTTACCATACCCAACACGCGCCGTTCGGCGCGTTCGCCAGCTTCACCGTCGGTCTCGTCGACTCCCAAGGTGGCTTCGGTCAATCGCTCGGCGTGCCGGCCAGGCAGAATGTCTACGTCGGCTTTCGCAGCGCTCAGCATGCCCGCTGGCAGATGCTGCCGTTCCTCAACCCGCCCGTCGCCGCCGAAACCGCGTTCACGGCCGAGGACACCGTGCCGCGTCCACCCGGCGGATTCGATGCGCTCCGGCCGGCGGCTTATCAACGCACGCTGAACTGGGCCAGCGACACTTGGCGCGCGGACGAATCGCGCTTCGGCTTCTCGTTGCTCACGCCCTTCGACCACGTCGCTGATCCGGCGAAGATGAAGAAGTCCGCCGCGCGCTTCCAACTCGCGCCGGCGATCTTCGGCTGGATCGAATACGACAACCGCGCGGGCACCGAGCCCGTGGAACTGATGTTCGGCATCGGCGATCCGTCCCGCCCGCTGCGGCCGTTGTCTGAGGCGGATCCGAAGCTCGTCGGTTTCGCCGGCGGCACCGGCTGGGGCTACGCCACCGCGCCGACGCGCGGGATCGAGCTGCGCCAGGGTTTCGACGTCTTCGCACCGAAATTCCGCGATTACCACGGGCTGCTCGTCATCGCCGCGGAGACCGCGCTCGTCTTCTCCGTGCCCGCGGGCCGCCGCAAGCGCTTCCCGCTCGTGCTCGGATTCTATGCGGCCGGCACCCAGACCACCGGGCTTCCGGCCAGCTACGCCTACACCCGCGTATTCGACGACCTGGAAGACGTGCTCAAGCACGGGCTCGAGCACTTCGACCGCTACGCCGCGATCGCCGCCACCCGCGACCGGGAGCTCGATCGCAGCCGGCTCAACCCCGACCAGCGCTTCCTGCTCGCGCAGAGCACCCATAGTTACTACGGCAGCACGCAGCTGCTCTGGGACAAACGGGGCCCGCTCTGGATGGTGAACGAGGGCGAATACCGGATGATCAACACGTTTGATCTGACGGTGGACCACGTCTTCTTCGAGCTGGCCTGGCATCCGTGGGCCGTCCGCGACGTGCTCGATCTCTTTGTCCGCCGGTATTCCTACCGCGACCGCCACGGCCTCGCGTTCACCCACGACATGGGCGTGATGAACCATTTCACCATGCCCGGCCGGTCGAGCTACGAATGCGATCACCTGACCGGCTGCTTCAGTCACATGACCATGGAGCAGCTGCTCAACTGGGTGCTCACGGCGGTGACGTATGCCTCGCACACCGAGGATCGCCGCTGGCTCAAGACGAACCTCAAGACGCTGCTCGCCTGCGCCGAGAGCCTGCACGTGCGCGACGACGCCGATCCCAAAAAACGGGACGGCATCCTGAAACGCGATTCCGACCGCTGCGGCGCCGACGGTTCGGAGATCACGACGTACGACAGCCTCGACGTCAGTCTGGGGCAGGCGCGGAACAACCTGTATCTCGCAGTGAAGACGCTCGGCGCGTGGGTGCTGCTGGAACGCGCGTTCGGCGCGCTCGGCCAAGCCAAAGCCGCCGGGGATGCCCGCGCGACCGCGGATCGTTTGGCGCAGTCGATCACCCAAAAATTCGAGCACGACACCGGGTTCTTCCCCGCCGTGTTCGAAAAGGGCAATCGCTCGCGCATCCTCCCGGCGGTCGAAGGTTTCATCTACCCGCTTTACCTCGGCTACACCGACGCGACCAACCGCACCGGCCGGTTCGCACCGTTGTTCCGCCAGCTCGGCCAGCACATGGCTCAGGCGCTGCAGCCGGGCATCTGCCTCGATGCCAAGAGCGGCGGCTGGAAGATGAGCAGCACCAGCACCAACACGTGGTTCAGCAAGATCGCGATCGCCCAGCACGTCGTCCGCCAGCTTTTCCCCGAGGTGATGAACGACGCCGCGCGGGCCGGCGATCGCGTGCACGCCGACTGGCAACGCACCCCGGGCTGCGGCCGTGACGCGATGTGCGATCAGATTCGGAGTGACTCCGGCGTCGCGTGCGGTAGCCGATATTACCCGCGCGGCGTCTCCTGCTACCTGTGGCTTTCGG is part of the Opitutus terrae PB90-1 genome and harbors:
- a CDS encoding LacI family DNA-binding transcriptional regulator, encoding MKDRVTLSDVADRAGVHVTTVSLALRNSPRLPESTRSRLQALAKEMGYRPDPFLGALVAYRGGMMPRRNVPTLAYVTNWNSRWGWKEVPAHRKFFAGAESKANELGYKLEHFWLHEPGLSQKRMSKILYSRGIHGLIIASHSREMGDELQFEWEHFSAVKIDYFPHQPPLHNVTNNQTNVIRLAMRKVRAAGYRRIGFVVHRGWDHAVDHNWTAGYCGELEHLPRGDRLPPHLFPTLHPMKRWFNETNASVLADVEPFEKWLRRYRPEVIVAKGDYVLPLFRKLGLQIPRDVAFVNLFLEDPDGSVAGVHQNHDVVGSIAVEILAGQLQHKKFGIPPVATTTFVEGTWFDGASCPIRAVCPDPMAIVAS
- the ligD gene encoding non-homologous end-joining DNA ligase — its product is MATKTELVVAGTRLMVSNLDKVMYPKTGFTKGNVIDYYVRVADVLLPHLKNRPITLKRYPDGVAGFFFYEKQCPPHRPKWVKTATVPRGKREGEIHYCVMNDLPALVWAANLADLELHTFLHKAPAIGRPTAIAFDLDPGPPADIVLCCQVGLWVKAVFDRLGLKSFAKTSGSKGLQIYVPLNTPVTYDRTKAFAHTLAQALERQFPDVVVSKMLKSLRTGKVLVDWSQNDDHKTTVNVYSLRAKDQPTVSTPVTWEEVEAAWKKQKADLLVFESEDVVKRIAKHGDLFAPVLQLKQKLPPIGELA
- a CDS encoding glycoside hydrolase family 44 protein; the encoded protein is MLYPAFLSVLRVATLAALPVAAAAVEITIDPNAGRTPISPLVYGSNAALEGVRFPLRRQGGNRMTGYNWENNASNAGHDYRHQSDNYLTWVVGIPDSQANTPGIVMTHYHDQVLADSARYSIITVPMAGYVAADKINRGLFASEAAPSVRWVAVENTKPTALSLVPDVTDARVYSDEMVNFLVNRYGSASGPRGVKAYSLDNEPDLWSDGQYVNGQVALENNATHPLIHPAKPRAAELITRSVDLAKAIKRVDPAAEVVGFASYGFGGYSTFQSAPDWDTEKAKGSYRWFIDYFLDQMRQASTTAGVRLLDVMDLHNYSEARGGGVRVNDTTDYTNTAANEARMQSPRSFWDSTYIEDSWIGRYNVQFLPWLPNIKQSIDAFYPGTKLMIGEYNFGGEGHISGGIAQADILGILGENGVYAAALWPFSGSHTYSIAAFKLYLDYDGAESKFGDTAVSATWAERALCSVHAAAESGDPTRLHVIVLNKSTTAAAPVDLSIAGTTTYRRARVFAFDSASATITERDPIPTITGNRFTYSLPALTAAHFVLDASLVRADPAVRQVVLGGGTSFSAGASGLSGYQWRHNGTDLTSASATAATLTLADIQPANTGLYSVQAGGNVSGAGSDPVILGLSTTSKFVGSGEVVGTDIEHPNGNIFDQVLLTGAAEAVTADYAQNQITRTSFIDVDGDIVQVEFSGPGTLSLVLDAPTGRATPEKYHQLDVEYMKGHAGIVITGADERTNISVFTVGRATAFDPSGQFNFLQPITAANNPANNGSPLFVGHDSTEYDGHADIAFIAISSLNGKFGGVRTANTTYFARRGYTGLYAPGVAFSGPVFIGDITAFESAQPVIMLGAASDTRITGGDLSQGNGRAVRVSGLTQLRFTDGSDSHGHTLTAQVNHARLEQNGVDVTAAVVVNPTP
- the ligD gene encoding non-homologous end-joining DNA ligase, which gives rise to MSLKAYVKKRDFRKTAEPKGGRAPGGAGHRFVVQKHAASRLHYDFRLELGGTLKSWAVPKGMPYAKGDKRLAVHVEDHPVSYIDFEGTIPQGQYGGGTVMVWDRGTFEPLSEAPLKELDGGKLHFVLRGKKLKGEWYLVRLRGGDEWLLIKGGEDMKPVSAKADDTSVLSGKSMKQLSEGKGRVWQSNRSEPKSFRASVAEAMHAAETKRRTKKETFANLEPRRPRRGRQASDAKASRDEGVAAPAKAAHGRAADKSAGVKAEHGSERARRPRAQGRASKLTPSFIEPMKALLVDAPPPGEWIYEIKFDGFRAMAFRDRKGVRLLSRNNKPFAAKFPEIVDAVAALDVKDAVIDGEIVALDDKGRSSFQLLQAYDLGQEHPPLFFYAFDLLQWNGRDLRAEPLTERKAQLERLLAGHDGLVRYSKSLGADAEPLLAQARKLGLEGLIGKRPDARYETGQRSGAWIKLKLHQEQEFVIGGYSPPGGSRPYFGALLVGVHEGAGLTFAGKVGTGFNVKLLRELHGRFQKIRTEACPFVNLPEKRRGRYGAGVTAAEMKRCTWVKPELVAQIKFAEWTRDDRLRQPVFLGLREDKPAREVVRERSD